In Cicer arietinum cultivar CDC Frontier isolate Library 1 chromosome 1, Cicar.CDCFrontier_v2.0, whole genome shotgun sequence, one DNA window encodes the following:
- the LOC101492034 gene encoding zinc finger protein CONSTANS-LIKE 4, whose product MPLISPPSSMASSIPHHFYSNYTFTTNSDILDFPTQLFSSSHDINNNFMDNNNFNSMMWGCQDSLMPVFDNGGFDDQIVSLDCDTMLSSSSAAGWININPNFGDQHDFAVPALLSDCKMGFYGGGNAINGGFQNFNSRYNQPHIAHEFGDECCAFVEDVKPPSAYPNAARENWGIQGNQIAAVEEPNIKVGRYSEEERKERILRYLKKRNQRNFNKTIKYACRKTLADRRVRVRGRFARNNEICEEDHMATKKLENHHDHSEDFYASDSFQFQLKNEEEDWLQEAMASLVYLSHSSPEDM is encoded by the exons ATGCCCCTAATATCTCCTCCCTCTTCCATGGCTTCTTCAATCCCTCATCACTTCTATTCAAACTACACATTCACTACTAATTCTGATATTCTTGATTTTCCAACACAACTTTTCTCTTCTTCACATGATATCAACAACAACTTTAtggataataataattttaattctatGATGTGGGGTTGTCAAGATAGTTTAATGCCTGTTTTTGATAATGGAGGATTTGATGATCAAATTGTGTCACTTGATTGTGATACTATGTTGTCTTCTTCTTCTGCTGCTGGTTGGATTAATATTAATCCAAACTTTGGTGATCAACATGATTTTGCTGTTCCAGCTTTGTTGTCAGATTGTAAAATGGGATTCTATGGTGGTGGTAATGCCATTAATGGAGGGTTTCAGAATTTCAATAGCAGATATAATCAGCCACATATTGCTCATGAATTTGGTGATGAATGTTGTGCTTTTGTTGAAGATGTTAAACCACCTTCAGCTTATCCTAATGCTGCAAGAGAAAATTGG GGAATTCAGGGCAATCAAATAGCAGCAGTTGAAGAACCAAACATAAAGGTTGGAAGGTACTCAgaagaagaaaggaaagaaagaattCTTCGatatttgaagaaaagaaatcaaagaaatttcaacaaaaccatcaag TATGCATGTCGGAAAACTTTAGCTGATAGAAGAGTGAGAGTTAGAGGAAGGTTTGCAAGAAACAATGAGATATGTGAAGAAGATCACATGGCCACAAAAAAGCTAGAGAATCATCATGATCACAGTGAAGACTTTTATGCTTCTGATTCATTCCAATTCCAG TTAAAGAATGAGGAGGAGGACTGGCTTCAAGAGGCCATGGCAAGTTTGGTCTATTTATCTCATTCATCACCAGAAGATATGTAA